AGCAGGACCTTGGCTCGTGCTTGCTCCTGTTCGGACAGGCCACGCCACCGCGCCTCCAGATCAGCGACCGTTGCGAACGCTTCTTCGCCCTGCTCCTCCATGCTTATCCCTCTTTCTTCGCTCGGCGTGCCGCCGTTTTGCGGGCGGGAGCCGGTTTCTCCGGCACGAAATCACTGCCCAGAGTTTTTGCCGTCTCCTCGTCCACGTCCACCAGCACGCCGGTCACGCGATCACGCAGTCTCACCGGAACCGGCCTTTTCCGCGACAATCGCGAAACGCTCGGTGAACGCGTACCAGCCGTACACGATCTCCAGACGCAGAGCGATCTGGTTCCTGCGCTTCAGGTCACCCTGACCGTCCGGGTCACCGAAGCGGATCAGCTCGATCGGCAGCTCACGCTGCACACCCCAACGGATACCGTTCTGGAAGTCACCGAGAATCGCGCGAACCTTAGTGTCCTTAGCTTCAGGCACACCGGAAACCGTGTTGCCCTGGGCGACATTCACGCCCATGAAGCTTGTGACGTTGGTTCCGAATCCGAGCTGCGGGTAACGCAACTGAGAGGTCTCGCCCGTGCCGTCTTTCACCTTGAGGCTGGCGAGCTTCCACGCGAACTTGGGGTCCATTGCCACGCCATTCACGCCCCACGAGGGAGCAGCGTTGATGAGAAGACCTGCAGCAGCGCGGAAATCATCATCCGCATCAGCCTTGTCAGCCTCGACTTTCTTCGTGGTCGCCGTGATGTAGTTGTTCCACGAGGAGACAGCGTTACCGGTCAAGGGGTTGATGCGGTGGAAAATGCCAAGGTCGAGCGCCCTGGACAGTGCGACCTGACCAGCGTCAGCCAGCTCGCTGATCACACCCAGCTGATAGTCCTCATCAGCCCACTGGACCTCTTCGTTGAATCGCAGGGTGACCTGCGCCTTGTGCGGTGCCACGCTCACAGATGTGAACCCGCCACCAGTCGAATTCTTCTCCGCGCCCTCTTCCACGAACTCGGCTTTGGGGAAGTCGTTGAAAACGATGACGTCCTGCGAGCCGAAACGCATGGGGGAGCGGGTGGACAGTTGTGCGACGAGGCTGGTCGAGCGAGCCTCCTTCACCATGCCGTCAGCGATTTCGCGAGGCATCAAGACTTTAGCGTCGGTTGTAGAAAAAACAGCCATGACTGGCTCCTTCCTGATTTTTAGTCGCGGCCAAACAGTTCGCGCACGAGCCGCTGACCGTTAGAAATTGAAGAACTGGGTTGGTCGCCTTGGCCTCGCACGACTGGCGCGACAGGGCGACTAGAGATGACTTCTTTGAGAGACTGTGCGTGAGCCTTAATGTCGTCGAGCGTGGAACCACGCAGCACGCTTTCCGGGACCCCGGTTTCTTTCGCGACGTCATGTTTCCACTGTTCGATCTGGTCACGCTCCTTGAACTCACTGACCTTAGCTTCAGCCTCTTCAAGCTTGGCCTGCAGGCCGCTCAGCTTGCCTGCCTGCTCTTTGAGCTGGTCGTAGTCAGCGAATTTCTTGCGTTCTCTCACCAGGCGGTTTTCAATGATCCGGTCGAGGTCTTCCTGACTGGTGACCGGCTTGAATCCGCCTGTGTTTTCTGCCCCGTTGGCACCAGTGTTGATGCTTGCGGTTGAATCAGACATGGTCTGTTCCTTTCTTCCCGTTTATGGCTCGTCAGCCTTGTTGGTCCAGCCAATGTTCTCCGGGCTGTTTACGGAGCGCCACAAGGGGGCATAACAAAACCCCGCATGGCAAAGACCAATGCGGGGCAAAATGGGCGAAAGGTTCGCTTCTTACCTACTTGCGGAAGTAAATCTCTTGAAGCTCCAGAAACTCTTCTTCCAAGTAGTCTCGTGGGCCGCCAAACTTCTTAAATAGTTCATACAGCTCATCTGACAACTTCGTATCATGGTTGCACAGGACATCTGAAGCTGCCTGACATGCTGCTGAGCCATCAACCTCATACAATGCCTGAAGCTCTCTTGAATCAGGGTCATTTTGGCCTCTGACAGAGTCAACCAGAGCAAAAAGCCCTGACGCAAGTTTGGCAAAATCGTCCATAACGCTAATCTACCATTATTCCAACCCTCTGTAGGCGGTAGTTACGCGCGTGATGCCTTTCTTTACAGAAAATGCAACATATATAGTTTCCCCGTTCCAAGTGCCTACATACAGATTTCGTTTTCCCTCGCTTAATTGTCCTTTACGTAAAACGGCTCGGATTGCTTGAGCTATTTCGTTTTCAGTCCAATCCTCCGGAAATTCCGTTTTATCGTTGAGCCATCCATACCCGTACTCGTGTCCGCCCTGATTATTAAGGTCACCGTAGAGGATATGATTCCATTCTTTAGCCCGCAGCAATGGGAGATCTTCGGGCCAATCGTCAGGCGGCTCTGTAGGTACTGCGGGAGGGAGCCTGTGACGAGGGGTTTCAGGAATCGCCATGTCATCAAGTCGCGATCGAGCCCTGCGTCGAAGCTCGACCATCTGAGAAACTTGCATGGTGCCATCTTTCGATGCACCCTTAATTGCTTTAGCCGGACGCTCTTTGCCAGAGCGACGCGTTTCAATGCTGTCTTTAAAAGTATTCTGGAATTTATGCCTCATAACCATAACAACATGGTTTGCGTTATTGGGATCAAGTCCCTCATCCTCAGCAATTATCCGCGCCGCCTTGTACTGCGCATACAGCGTGTCCGGGTCGTAGCCGGTGATGTGAGCGCTTGTGGCTTCAAACGATGGGACGATCTCGCAGTCGCAGTCATTGTGGAAGGTGCCTTCGACGAAGCCGGCTGTCTCTTTCGTGCGGTACACGAAGCCTCTGGAGGCGAGCATTGCGCACCATGCGCACGTGTGCGCGCCGCGAGGAACCCTGGCGTAACGCGGCTTGGCCGGGTCAAACTCAACGTTCCTGGCCACAGTGTCGCGGCCGGAGTATTTGACCCAGGCTTGCACGCACCCCTCCAGTACGCGCCGCACCTGCCCGGGGTCATCGCCCCACAGGCCGCCGGCAGCCCACCGCACGGTCTCCACGATCGCCTCGCGCTTCACGCCACTACTGAGCACGGTCTCGTAGGGCGGGAGGCCTGCGACTTTGCTGCGCAGATTCTCATACCACTCGGCAGCAGCAACAGCCGCAATATCCCCATAGGTAGCGGCCAGCTGGGGAAGAAATTCCAGCAGCGCGTCACGCACCACCGCGGGCTGCGTCAGATCGAGCAGCGCGAAGAATCTCCTGAGGTCGCGTTGTGCCAGGCGAACGATTTTGCGTGTCTGCTTCGAGTAGCCGGACAGGTTTTCGCGTGTCGCCACTGCTCGTCACCCCTCGGATGCTTCAGGTTCTGCCTCGTCTGGAAGCTTGGCGAGACGGTCGAGCACGCCTCCGGCCGCGCTGCGTGTCAGCTCGGCTTTCATCTGCTTGATTTCCGTGCTCGTGAACCCTGCCCTGCGCATTCCCACGGTCGTGCCAGCCACGTCAGGAATAGCCTGCGCGATCTTCACAATGAAATCGGATGCGGCCTGCGGGGACACGTACCTGGCGGGGGTCCAGTTCACGTCCAGTTTCCACGAATCCGCAGGCGGAACGTCCAGGTTGTCACGCACCATCACGATGTCTTCAGCGACTCTGCGCAAGGCCGGGCGGAAAATGCCCCACTGGTACTCCGCCTCGTCTGACAGGGAGTATTCGGCGGCTTGCATGGCTTCAGCCGACGCTGGGTTATCTCCGAAAATACCTACGCTGCTCATCGGCAGGTTCACAGCCGCGCACATGTTCTGCGCGAGCTGCCTGTACATGCTCAGGTGCGGGTCCATGCTCATCTGCGGGAACTGGCCAACAGTCGGAGCGCTGCCTTCCTCGTTCAGTGTGAGGTTTAGGATGCGGCCCATTGTGGCTGTCCACCGGTCCACGCCCTCGAACGCGTCAGGGTCAGTGCCAACCGCCCACCTTTGCGGGCTGGAGAAGAATTCCGCGCTCGTTTCCGTGCGAACCAGCGTGCGGATCGCAGCGTCGGTCAGGTAGCGTACTTCGCGAGTAATACGAGACCGGCCAAACCTGCGGCCAAGCTGCGGGTCATACACCAGCGGCTCCACCAGCACGCGGCCCGTCCTGTTCGCCATCCGCGCCATGCGCCACACGCCACTGTCACGAGAGGCCTGCACAATCGAATCAGGGAAATACAGGACAAACCCGGTAGGAACCGAAGTGAAAACATACTTCACGTCTGTTGGCTCGCTGCGCGTACTTGTCACGGCGAGCGCGGCGCGCAACACGCGCGTCCTGGTGTCGAAAATGCCGGTCGTCCACCTGGCTGAGCGTGCCTGCACCATTACCTCAGGCTCGCCCGCCTGCGTGTCACCAGGCAGCACGGTGAGGAAAGAACATGCCTGCTTGTAGGCTGCGCTGATTCCCATTGCGAGCTCGGACGTGAACGCTGAGCGCTCCAGTGTTTCGCCCAGGTCGAACGGGTCCAGGGAGCCATCGAGTGTGTAGCCTTCGAATTTGTGTTTGCGTGCGAGCATGCTGACGGCTTTTTGTGGCCAGCCCAGGGCGACGCGGACCTGCTGCATTTGCGGAGGGATGCTGATCCCGAGGTCTTGGAATGCGCGGTGTCCGTCATAATAAGCGTCGAGGAGGTCATTCTTGAAGGCTTTTGCCTGGATCTGGTTCCACATGGCGGTGAGCATGGCTTGCTCGCTGCCTGTTAGTTCCTCAAACACCGGTGCGCTCATAGGATGATCACTCCTTTCCCGCCTGTCACTGCTTTCGGCCTGCGTCTGGTGGTTCTGGCTGCCCAATGCGCCAGCGTGACCGCGTCCATTCCTGCAGCCGTCGAGCCTTCTGGCGCGGCCCACCCGAAGCCGCCCGCGTTGCCGATCTTCCTGCGCACGATCACGTTCACCTCGCTGGTTAGTTCGTCGTCTTTCAGGTGCGTGATGGTGCCGTCTTTGATTGCCGCGTCCATCATCGAATGCGCGCTGATCACGTCGTTCACGGTTGGTGTCCAAATCACGCGGGATGGGATGCCGTTCGCCCTGAGGCGGTCGATGAGGTCTGCCGCGCCGCTCTTCCCGTCGACCACGATCTGTGCCCACCTGTCCTGGTACTCCAGCAGGTAGTCCACGATCCACTGCACGCCGTCGCCCATGGTGCGCACGCCCTGGCGGGTAGCCAGCTCGACGTGGACCTGCTGCGACCTGCCGCGCTCCCTGCCAGCCCTGGCGACGCCCACCGTTGCGCCGTCGATACTGAACCTGACGGCCGCGCACCACTTCAAACCAGGCGGGACAGCGTCCACTGGTATTTCCAGTTCACCCCACCGGCCTGCGTTGATCGCAGTCTGGACGTTTTTACCGTCCCACAGTCCGAGAGCTTCACGCCGGAAATTATCCACCGACCCGAGCAGTTTCTTCATGCGCAGGACAGCTGTTTTGCTCGTGCGGTGCGGGAAAGACGGGTTGGCTTTCGCTATCTGATCCCAATCCAGTTTGCTGCCCTGCCACAACGCGGGGTCAGTCCCATCGTCCGCGCCGAACTCCACATACAGCGTGTCCTTGTCACCGCCTAGCGCGTCGGCGCGCCTGGCCTCGAACACTTCACCCGGATCCTTCGGCCTGGGCGGGGTTCCCATCAGCAGTACGAGCCCGTTTGGTGCCGCGTTCGTCGCCGGAACCATGTCGCTCATGGCGTTCTCGGTCAGGATTTGCGCCTCGTCAAGCACTAGCATGTCGACCTTCGCGAAGCCTCGACCGAACCCAGATTCCCTAGCTCCGAACAGGATTCGTGATCCGTTCTTGAACAGGACGGCCTGTTCGCCGTTCGTCGCACGCACCGCGCTCACATATGCGGCCACTTTGGGTTTGCGGCTCATTGAGCGCATCGACTGGAACGTCTCATTCGCCGTCCTCGTCCTGTGCGCCGTCCAAATCACTGTCAAACCAGCCTGCAACATGCACAGCGCGAACGCTATCCACCCAACCGTGTACGTCTTGCCGGTCTGCCTTGGGATGCTCATGACGACGCCGCCCACGCCAGCCGCATACAAGCCGCCACGACGCTTCGCCAAAATCAAACTGCCCAAACCGTCCTGCCACGTATCAAACGTGACACCCAGCCTGTCGCACTGCGCCCTGACAGCAGAAAACCCAGTGGACTTAATCCCACTGGGTACGTGCAGTTCTTTAGCCGCTTCAGATAGTAGAGGGGTCGAACTCCTCGTCACGTGTGTCAATCCGACCCCCAGCCTCCGCAGTGTCTTGAGTGTCGATCGCCTTAATCTCCCGAGCAATATCCATCAGCCGCTTCGTCAATGCAGCCAAGTCCCTTGCTGGCGTATCGGGATTTTCAACCGCCCTAGCAACACGGTCACGCATCGCGACCAGCAGTTCACGCGTGGAACCATCCGACGCGGCCTGAGTCACAGTCATTTTCCGCTTGGATCGGTGTTTGCGCTTGGGCGGCTCAATGTCCATGCCGCCTACTACTTTCATGCCCGACACCAACACCACCCGCCTTAGAGATTTATGTGAATCGTCTGCCTGTCACGCGAATAAACCGCTGCCGCGAATAAAACTCAACACT
The sequence above is a segment of the Schaalia radingae genome. Coding sequences within it:
- a CDS encoding DUF7302 family protein, whose product is MRLRDRVTGVLVDVDEETAKTLGSDFVPEKPAPARKTAARRAKKEG
- a CDS encoding VG15 protein, which produces MATRENLSGYSKQTRKIVRLAQRDLRRFFALLDLTQPAVVRDALLEFLPQLAATYGDIAAVAAAEWYENLRSKVAGLPPYETVLSSGVKREAIVETVRWAAGGLWGDDPGQVRRVLEGCVQAWVKYSGRDTVARNVEFDPAKPRYARVPRGAHTCAWCAMLASRGFVYRTKETAGFVEGTFHNDCDCEIVPSFEATSAHITGYDPDTLYAQYKAARIIAEDEGLDPNNANHVVMVMRHKFQNTFKDSIETRRSGKERPAKAIKGASKDGTMQVSQMVELRRRARSRLDDMAIPETPRHRLPPAVPTEPPDDWPEDLPLLRAKEWNHILYGDLNNQGGHEYGYGWLNDKTEFPEDWTENEIAQAIRAVLRKGQLSEGKRNLYVGTWNGETIYVAFSVKKGITRVTTAYRGLE
- a CDS encoding phage major capsid protein: MAVFSTTDAKVLMPREIADGMVKEARSTSLVAQLSTRSPMRFGSQDVIVFNDFPKAEFVEEGAEKNSTGGGFTSVSVAPHKAQVTLRFNEEVQWADEDYQLGVISELADAGQVALSRALDLGIFHRINPLTGNAVSSWNNYITATTKKVEADKADADDDFRAAAGLLINAAPSWGVNGVAMDPKFAWKLASLKVKDGTGETSQLRYPQLGFGTNVTSFMGVNVAQGNTVSGVPEAKDTKVRAILGDFQNGIRWGVQRELPIELIRFGDPDGQGDLKRRNQIALRLEIVYGWYAFTERFAIVAEKAGSGETA
- a CDS encoding terminase large subunit domain-containing protein — its product is MAKRRGGLYAAGVGGVVMSIPRQTGKTYTVGWIAFALCMLQAGLTVIWTAHRTRTANETFQSMRSMSRKPKVAAYVSAVRATNGEQAVLFKNGSRILFGARESGFGRGFAKVDMLVLDEAQILTENAMSDMVPATNAAPNGLVLLMGTPPRPKDPGEVFEARRADALGGDKDTLYVEFGADDGTDPALWQGSKLDWDQIAKANPSFPHRTSKTAVLRMKKLLGSVDNFRREALGLWDGKNVQTAINAGRWGELEIPVDAVPPGLKWCAAVRFSIDGATVGVARAGRERGRSQQVHVELATRQGVRTMGDGVQWIVDYLLEYQDRWAQIVVDGKSGAADLIDRLRANGIPSRVIWTPTVNDVISAHSMMDAAIKDGTITHLKDDELTSEVNVIVRRKIGNAGGFGWAAPEGSTAAGMDAVTLAHWAARTTRRRPKAVTGGKGVIIL
- a CDS encoding phage portal protein, coding for MSAPVFEELTGSEQAMLTAMWNQIQAKAFKNDLLDAYYDGHRAFQDLGISIPPQMQQVRVALGWPQKAVSMLARKHKFEGYTLDGSLDPFDLGETLERSAFTSELAMGISAAYKQACSFLTVLPGDTQAGEPEVMVQARSARWTTGIFDTRTRVLRAALAVTSTRSEPTDVKYVFTSVPTGFVLYFPDSIVQASRDSGVWRMARMANRTGRVLVEPLVYDPQLGRRFGRSRITREVRYLTDAAIRTLVRTETSAEFFSSPQRWAVGTDPDAFEGVDRWTATMGRILNLTLNEEGSAPTVGQFPQMSMDPHLSMYRQLAQNMCAAVNLPMSSVGIFGDNPASAEAMQAAEYSLSDEAEYQWGIFRPALRRVAEDIVMVRDNLDVPPADSWKLDVNWTPARYVSPQAASDFIVKIAQAIPDVAGTTVGMRRAGFTSTEIKQMKAELTRSAAGGVLDRLAKLPDEAEPEASEG